One Verrucomicrobiia bacterium DNA window includes the following coding sequences:
- a CDS encoding VWA domain-containing protein, which translates to MAEATLKFAEPYWLLLLPVVLPAAVWLWRWAAARRRALLSRVMAPRLQQQFLQAVNYTRRRQKLVFLLGGLTLLIIALARPMLGNREVRVELPGIDYFIALDISRSMLAEDAAGTNRLTAAKRALTQLLRLPSGDRVGLIAFAGEAFLISPISQDHGAIERSLLALTTTSVSKPGTDIAAAIELALKSFEAKQEAGKAILIVSDGEELQGDAILAARQAAQQKVAIFTLGVGSAAGARIPDRTWGQPLRFAKTEFGREVVSRMNERVLQQVAAAGRGAYARLEDQQGKALLELYEQHLKRLPKGTHVRKSTDPQDIYQIPLALGLLLLLIEGLLNERRRVT; encoded by the coding sequence ATGGCGGAGGCTACCTTAAAATTCGCCGAGCCGTACTGGCTCCTATTGTTGCCCGTGGTCCTACCGGCCGCCGTCTGGCTGTGGCGGTGGGCGGCGGCACGGCGGCGCGCCTTGTTAAGCCGCGTCATGGCGCCCCGCCTGCAACAACAATTCCTGCAGGCCGTCAACTATACCCGCCGCCGGCAAAAGCTCGTCTTCCTGCTGGGTGGCCTCACCCTACTCATTATTGCCCTGGCCCGCCCCATGCTCGGCAACCGCGAAGTCCGCGTCGAGCTGCCCGGCATTGACTACTTCATCGCGCTGGACATCTCCCGCAGCATGCTCGCCGAGGACGCCGCCGGGACCAACCGCCTCACCGCCGCCAAGCGCGCCCTGACCCAGTTGCTGCGTCTGCCTTCCGGTGACCGGGTGGGTTTGATTGCGTTTGCCGGGGAAGCCTTCCTCATTTCGCCCATTTCCCAGGACCACGGCGCCATCGAGCGATCTCTCCTGGCCCTCACCACCACCTCCGTTTCCAAGCCCGGCACCGACATTGCGGCCGCCATCGAGCTGGCTTTGAAATCCTTCGAGGCCAAACAGGAAGCCGGCAAGGCCATCCTGATCGTCTCCGACGGGGAGGAATTGCAGGGCGATGCCATCCTTGCCGCCCGCCAGGCGGCGCAACAGAAAGTGGCCATTTTCACCCTGGGCGTGGGCAGTGCCGCCGGCGCGCGCATTCCCGATCGTACCTGGGGCCAACCGCTGCGATTCGCCAAAACCGAGTTTGGCCGGGAGGTGGTCTCGCGCATGAACGAGCGCGTGCTGCAACAGGTGGCCGCCGCGGGCCGGGGCGCCTATGCCCGCCTGGAAGATCAGCAGGGGAAAGCCTTGCTGGAGCTTTACGAGCAACATCTCAAGCGCCTGCCCAAGGGTACGCACGTCCGCAAATCCACCGATCCGCAGGACATCTATCAAATCCCGCTCGCCCTGGGCCTCCTGCTGCTCTTAATTGAGGGGTTGCTAAACGAACGGCGTCGGGTAACTTAA
- a CDS encoding VWA domain-containing protein, protein MKELQPWLETFRFESAWLLPLLLLVPLWAWLRGRWAPIAAVPFSTGELLKPAAQSTRFRHGRWLWWFRLLALTLLILALARPQVEKGMKDVEAKGINIMLVLDFSSTMNKRDFTMDGRKVTRAQALIKVISEFMRARPKDRLGLVRFDAEAFLVSPLTLDHDYLIQRIATEKNGRGTAPGSGVLIATEHLLPATNQTKVIILVSDAEQVNQGPPPKEVARAIAPLGVRVHVIQIIDFREMATVNLAQNEMAQMARLTGGQVFQVADFSGLRSVYQQIDLLEKASFKEGQQRIYRELAPWLMAAAAALLLLEFVLAHTLWRRLP, encoded by the coding sequence ATGAAAGAGCTGCAGCCGTGGTTGGAGACCTTCCGCTTTGAATCCGCGTGGCTGCTGCCGCTGTTGTTGCTGGTGCCCTTGTGGGCCTGGCTCCGCGGCCGCTGGGCCCCCATTGCCGCGGTGCCCTTCTCCACCGGTGAACTGCTCAAACCCGCCGCCCAAAGCACCCGTTTCCGCCATGGCCGGTGGCTTTGGTGGTTTCGTTTGCTGGCGCTGACGCTGCTGATCCTCGCCCTGGCGCGCCCGCAGGTCGAAAAAGGCATGAAAGATGTCGAGGCCAAAGGCATCAATATCATGCTGGTGCTGGATTTCTCCAGCACCATGAACAAGCGCGACTTCACCATGGACGGCCGCAAGGTGACCCGCGCCCAGGCCCTGATCAAGGTCATCAGCGAGTTTATGCGCGCCCGCCCCAAAGACCGGCTCGGTCTGGTGCGCTTCGATGCGGAGGCCTTCCTCGTCAGTCCCCTGACGCTCGATCATGATTACCTGATTCAACGCATTGCCACCGAGAAAAACGGGCGCGGCACCGCCCCCGGCTCCGGCGTGCTCATTGCCACCGAGCACCTCCTGCCCGCCACCAACCAGACCAAGGTGATCATCCTGGTCAGCGACGCCGAGCAGGTGAATCAGGGTCCACCGCCCAAGGAAGTGGCCCGCGCCATCGCGCCGCTGGGCGTCCGGGTACATGTGATTCAAATCATTGATTTCAGGGAGATGGCCACGGTGAATCTCGCGCAAAATGAAATGGCCCAAATGGCCAGGCTCACCGGCGGCCAGGTCTTCCAGGTGGCCGATTTCTCCGGCCTGCGCAGCGTGTATCAGCAGATTGACCTGCTGGAAAAGGCCAGCTTCAAGGAAGGCCAGCAGCGGATCTATCGTGAGCTCGCCCCGTGGCTGATGGCCGCCGCCGCGGCGCTGCTGCTGCTGGAGTTTGTCCTGGCTCATACCTTATGGCGGAGGCTACCTTAA
- a CDS encoding DUF58 domain-containing protein, which produces MIPREWLRKIRRIELRTTLLVENLMAGQYRSVFKGRGMDFDEVRPYEAGDEVRRIDWNVTARTGIVHIKKYIEERELTVLLVVDVSASGNLGSTHQSKRETAAELAAVLAFSAVLNNDKVGLLLFSDRTERYLSPRKGRQHVLAMIDLILTYRPKSQRTNIAAALNRVFHAHSRKAVIFLISDFMDQNYERALKVVGRKHDLIAVPILDPVERELPDIGWVAFEDAETGEVVELNTAEPETRAWFAQNALKLRERTREHLRRAGLDSIEVETDRPYLRSLTRFFHTRYHRMHP; this is translated from the coding sequence ATGATCCCCCGCGAATGGCTGCGCAAAATCCGCCGCATTGAATTGCGCACCACCCTCCTGGTGGAAAACCTCATGGCGGGACAGTATCGCTCGGTCTTCAAGGGCCGCGGGATGGACTTCGACGAAGTCCGCCCCTACGAGGCGGGCGACGAGGTGCGGCGCATTGACTGGAACGTCACGGCCCGCACCGGCATCGTGCACATCAAGAAATACATTGAGGAGCGCGAGCTGACGGTGTTGCTGGTGGTGGACGTCAGCGCCAGCGGCAATCTGGGCTCCACCCACCAGAGCAAACGCGAAACCGCCGCCGAGCTGGCCGCGGTTCTCGCCTTCAGCGCCGTGCTGAACAACGATAAAGTGGGGCTGCTGCTCTTCTCTGACCGCACGGAACGTTACCTCAGCCCGCGCAAAGGCCGCCAGCACGTCCTGGCCATGATTGACCTTATCCTCACCTACCGCCCCAAAAGCCAGCGCACAAACATCGCCGCCGCGCTCAACCGCGTCTTTCACGCCCACTCCCGCAAAGCTGTCATTTTCCTGATTTCGGATTTCATGGATCAAAATTATGAACGGGCGCTCAAGGTGGTGGGACGCAAACATGATCTAATCGCCGTGCCAATCCTGGACCCGGTGGAGCGCGAGCTGCCGGACATCGGCTGGGTGGCGTTTGAAGACGCCGAAACCGGCGAGGTGGTGGAACTGAACACCGCGGAACCCGAAACACGCGCCTGGTTTGCCCAAAATGCCCTCAAGCTGCGGGAGCGCACCCGTGAGCACCTCCGGCGCGCCGGTCTGGACTCCATTGAGGTGGAAACCGACCGGCCCTACCTGCGCTCCTTAACCCGTTTTTTCCACACCCGCTACCATCGGATGCACCCCTGA
- a CDS encoding MoxR family ATPase, with product MKSEIEDLNRTIQGLHPLIENIRQQIAKVIIGQQHMIDRMLVGLLANGHILLEGVPGLAKTAAITALAQCIHGQFQRIQFTPDLLPSDLIGNLIYVPKDGSYITKKGPIFANFVLADEINRAPAKVQSALLEAMQERQVTIGETSHPLPSPFLVMATQNPIEQEGTYALPEAQVDRFMLKVVVTYPNEEEEKKIMHLAAKTYRLPPLAPVIEPEKILEMRKLVDQIHVDDQITEYIIRLVFATRQPAKYAPPLTGKIRFGGSPRATIYLNLAARAVAFLNGRGYVTPQDVKTIAMDVLRHRVITTFEAEADEVTSEHIVQHLLDHIPVP from the coding sequence ATGAAGTCTGAAATTGAAGATTTGAATCGCACCATTCAGGGGCTGCATCCCCTGATCGAGAACATCCGCCAGCAAATCGCCAAGGTCATCATCGGCCAGCAACACATGATTGACCGCATGTTGGTGGGGCTCCTGGCCAACGGGCACATCCTGCTGGAAGGCGTGCCCGGGCTGGCCAAAACCGCCGCCATCACCGCCCTGGCTCAATGCATTCACGGCCAGTTTCAACGCATTCAATTCACGCCCGACCTCCTGCCCAGTGATTTGATCGGCAACCTGATTTACGTGCCCAAGGACGGCTCGTACATCACCAAGAAAGGTCCCATCTTCGCCAATTTCGTGCTGGCCGACGAAATCAACCGCGCTCCGGCCAAGGTGCAAAGCGCCCTGCTTGAAGCCATGCAGGAGCGGCAGGTGACCATCGGCGAAACCTCCCACCCCCTCCCCTCCCCCTTCCTCGTCATGGCCACGCAGAATCCCATCGAGCAGGAAGGCACCTACGCACTGCCCGAAGCGCAGGTGGACCGTTTCATGCTCAAGGTGGTGGTGACCTATCCGAACGAGGAGGAGGAAAAGAAAATCATGCACCTGGCGGCCAAAACATACCGCCTGCCCCCCCTGGCGCCGGTCATTGAGCCGGAGAAAATCCTCGAGATGCGCAAGCTGGTGGATCAAATCCACGTGGACGACCAGATCACCGAGTACATCATCCGCCTGGTGTTTGCCACCCGGCAGCCGGCCAAATATGCGCCCCCGCTGACCGGGAAGATTCGTTTTGGCGGCTCGCCGCGCGCCACCATCTACCTCAACCTGGCCGCCCGCGCCGTGGCGTTTCTCAACGGCCGCGGTTACGTCACCCCGCAGGATGTAAAAACCATCGCCATGGATGTCCTGCGGCACCGGGTCATCACCACCTTTGAGGCGGAAGCCGATGAAGTGACCAGCGAGCACATCGTGCAACACCTCCTGGATCACATCCCCGTGCCATGA
- a CDS encoding sigma 54-interacting transcriptional regulator, with product MHTLRLGADYQPEFDSLRERLLEMAQIRSVDQLMRRVVTLMAERPHVALARIWLVDKGDRCGRCRLRQECGNPSRCLHLVASAGRPYTDPIDWARLDGDYQRIPLGWGKIGQIGESGRALVVKDLAEDAGWLERPEWAILEGIHGFNGQPVLHHDEVLGVLAIFTRIPTPELGPAWLRIFADQIAVALVNARAFEEIERLRAQLELENTYLQEELREARSFGELVGQSRALHQVLRRIELVAPTEATVLILGESGTGKELVAREVHRRSRRAGRPLIRVNCAAVPRELFESEFFGHAKGAFTGALKERAGRFEAADGGTLFLDEVGEIPLELQGKFLRVLQEGQYERLGEDRTRTVDVRILAATNRNLEAEVAAGRFRADLFYRLNVFPIQVPPLRERLEDIPLLASHFLRLAARRLGMAEPPLSAADVMRLQSYDWPGNVRELQNVIERAVILARGGRLALDLPGTELEVAAPQPAGAVPVRSGARGILTEAQMRELERENLRAALEATGWRVHGPRGAAALLGIKPTTLASRMQKLGLRRPSRGGK from the coding sequence ATGCATACCCTGAGACTTGGCGCGGACTATCAGCCAGAGTTTGACTCGCTGCGCGAGCGGCTGCTGGAGATGGCGCAGATTCGGTCGGTGGATCAGTTGATGCGGCGGGTGGTGACGTTGATGGCGGAGCGTCCGCATGTGGCCCTGGCTAGGATCTGGCTGGTGGACAAGGGGGATCGTTGCGGGCGTTGCCGATTGCGTCAGGAATGTGGCAATCCGAGCCGGTGTTTGCATCTGGTGGCCAGTGCGGGGCGGCCCTACACTGATCCGATTGATTGGGCGCGATTGGATGGCGACTACCAGCGGATCCCCCTGGGTTGGGGCAAGATTGGGCAGATTGGCGAGAGCGGGCGGGCGTTGGTGGTGAAGGATTTGGCGGAGGATGCTGGGTGGCTGGAGCGGCCGGAGTGGGCGATTTTGGAGGGGATTCACGGCTTCAACGGCCAGCCCGTGCTGCATCATGACGAGGTGCTGGGCGTGCTGGCCATTTTTACGCGGATTCCGACGCCCGAGCTGGGGCCGGCCTGGCTGCGGATTTTTGCGGATCAGATTGCCGTGGCGCTGGTGAATGCGCGGGCGTTTGAGGAGATTGAGCGGTTGCGGGCGCAGTTGGAGCTGGAGAACACCTATTTACAGGAGGAGCTGCGGGAGGCGCGGAGTTTTGGGGAGCTGGTGGGGCAGAGCCGCGCCTTGCACCAGGTCCTGCGCCGGATCGAGCTGGTGGCTCCCACGGAGGCCACCGTATTGATTCTGGGAGAGTCTGGCACGGGCAAGGAGCTGGTGGCGCGGGAGGTGCATCGGCGCAGCCGTCGGGCGGGGCGTCCTTTGATTCGGGTCAACTGCGCGGCGGTGCCCCGGGAGCTGTTTGAGAGCGAATTTTTTGGCCATGCCAAAGGGGCCTTCACCGGCGCCTTGAAAGAAAGGGCAGGGCGGTTTGAGGCGGCGGACGGTGGCACCTTATTTCTGGACGAGGTGGGGGAAATCCCGCTGGAACTGCAGGGCAAGTTTTTGCGGGTGTTGCAGGAAGGTCAGTACGAGCGCCTGGGGGAGGATCGCACGCGGACGGTGGATGTGCGGATTCTGGCGGCGACCAACCGAAATCTGGAGGCGGAAGTGGCGGCGGGGCGGTTCAGGGCGGATTTGTTTTATCGCCTGAACGTATTTCCCATCCAGGTGCCGCCGTTGCGGGAGCGATTGGAGGATATCCCACTATTGGCATCCCACTTTTTACGTTTGGCGGCCCGACGTTTGGGGATGGCCGAGCCGCCGTTGAGCGCGGCGGATGTTATGCGCCTGCAGAGTTACGACTGGCCGGGCAATGTGCGGGAGCTGCAAAATGTCATTGAGCGGGCGGTGATTCTGGCGCGCGGTGGGCGGCTGGCTCTGGATTTGCCGGGGACGGAGCTGGAGGTGGCCGCACCCCAGCCAGCGGGTGCCGTGCCCGTCCGCTCGGGAGCGAGGGGGATTTTGACCGAGGCGCAGATGCGGGAGCTGGAGCGGGAAAATTTACGGGCGGCGCTGGAGGCCACGGGCTGGCGGGTGCATGGGCCGCGGGGGGCGGCGGCTCTGCTGGGGATCAAGCCGACGACGCTGGCTTCGCGGATGCAGAAACTGGGTCTGCGGCGTCCCTCCCGCGGGGGGAAATAA
- a CDS encoding YceI family protein, with the protein MKRMNIVLLTGWALLAALTVSAQSLTRFTSTPGSKVTIDGTSNIHDWTVEGNVIAGYFDVDKAALQKGAPGTLKAAVAVKITVRSLKSGKEKMDEVMQEHMKADQFQFIEYKLGELKVVKGSLEKGLECESTGELTVSGVTKKITLPVTITKVDDEKIKIVSPKVNLKMTDFGIKPPEPKLAMGLIKTGDDVKVGVEWMLKERKE; encoded by the coding sequence ATGAAACGCATGAACATCGTCCTGCTCACCGGTTGGGCCTTGCTGGCCGCGCTCACGGTCTCGGCGCAATCCCTGACCCGCTTCACCAGCACCCCCGGCAGCAAGGTGACCATTGATGGCACTTCCAACATCCATGACTGGACCGTCGAAGGCAACGTCATCGCCGGTTACTTCGACGTGGACAAGGCGGCCCTCCAGAAAGGCGCCCCCGGCACTCTCAAAGCCGCTGTGGCCGTCAAAATCACCGTCCGCTCCCTCAAGAGCGGCAAGGAGAAAATGGATGAAGTGATGCAGGAGCACATGAAGGCCGATCAATTCCAGTTCATCGAATACAAACTCGGCGAATTGAAGGTCGTCAAGGGCAGCCTCGAAAAAGGCCTCGAATGCGAATCCACCGGTGAGCTGACCGTCTCCGGTGTCACCAAGAAAATTACGCTGCCCGTCACCATCACCAAGGTGGACGACGAGAAAATCAAGATTGTCAGCCCCAAGGTCAACTTGAAGATGACCGACTTCGGCATCAAACCGCCCGAACCCAAGCTCGCCATGGGATTGATCAAGACCGGCGACGACGTGAAGGTCGGCGTGGAATGGATGCTCAAGGAGCGGAAGGAGTAG
- a CDS encoding Gfo/Idh/MocA family oxidoreductase, whose translation MKQFEVMHANHESNFNRRDFLRGTSFATVAALMGGVRLMAADAPAGQEAPKVKKPPVPCGIIGLGAQGREIMTALNRLPNAPIAGICDTYAPMIKRAAQLAPNAKSYNNYQELLADKSIKAVFVATPTHKHREIVEAALAAGKHVYCEAPLAHTVDDARAIAAAAKKRPHLNFQAGLQRRADPQNPFTLKYLRAGAAGNFVRARAQWAQKTSWRRSAPNPEREKELNWRLYNDTSLGLVGEEGIHIMDHITWFLGMRPKSIQGHGGLLYWNKDNDDREVYDTVQAVIEFPNKVFFTFDLGLVNSFEGSYGILYGTDAAVLLRDNSAWMFKEADAPLLGWEVYCQKEDGVVYKEVGLSMRMDNTKILKDAVVNEPYIATSMLKSVEAFIGNTNTLSAAMEDFEMMGGELKDTKAVEEYRNSDSLKKAWLAAADWSEGLMATVMAIKANEAIVKGEKITFSKEWFQV comes from the coding sequence ATGAAACAATTTGAAGTTATGCATGCCAATCACGAGTCGAACTTTAACCGGCGCGACTTCCTGCGCGGCACCTCCTTTGCCACGGTGGCCGCGCTCATGGGCGGCGTGCGGCTCATGGCCGCCGATGCCCCGGCCGGCCAGGAGGCTCCTAAGGTAAAAAAACCGCCGGTGCCCTGTGGCATTATCGGCCTGGGCGCCCAGGGCCGCGAAATCATGACCGCCCTCAACCGCCTGCCCAACGCCCCCATTGCGGGCATTTGCGACACCTACGCGCCCATGATTAAACGCGCCGCCCAGCTCGCCCCCAATGCCAAATCTTATAACAACTACCAGGAGTTGCTGGCGGACAAATCCATCAAGGCCGTCTTTGTCGCCACCCCCACCCATAAACACCGGGAAATCGTGGAAGCGGCGCTGGCCGCAGGCAAGCACGTCTATTGCGAGGCCCCGCTGGCCCATACCGTGGACGATGCCCGGGCCATTGCCGCTGCCGCCAAAAAACGCCCGCACCTGAACTTCCAGGCCGGTCTCCAACGCCGCGCTGATCCCCAAAATCCCTTCACCCTGAAATACCTCCGCGCCGGCGCCGCTGGCAATTTTGTGCGCGCGCGCGCCCAGTGGGCCCAGAAAACCTCCTGGCGCCGCTCCGCGCCCAACCCCGAGCGCGAGAAGGAGCTTAATTGGCGGCTCTACAACGACACTTCCCTCGGCTTGGTGGGCGAGGAGGGCATCCATATCATGGACCACATCACCTGGTTCCTCGGCATGCGGCCCAAGTCCATCCAGGGCCATGGGGGCCTCCTATACTGGAACAAAGACAACGATGACCGGGAAGTGTATGATACCGTCCAGGCCGTCATTGAATTCCCCAACAAGGTTTTCTTCACCTTCGACCTCGGCCTGGTCAACTCCTTCGAGGGCTCCTATGGCATCCTCTACGGCACCGATGCCGCCGTTCTGCTCCGCGACAACAGCGCGTGGATGTTCAAGGAAGCCGATGCCCCGCTGCTCGGCTGGGAGGTCTATTGCCAGAAGGAGGATGGCGTGGTGTACAAGGAAGTGGGGTTGTCCATGCGCATGGACAACACCAAGATCCTCAAGGATGCCGTGGTCAATGAGCCGTACATCGCCACCTCCATGCTGAAGTCGGTGGAGGCCTTCATCGGCAATACCAACACCCTCAGCGCCGCCATGGAAGACTTCGAGATGATGGGCGGCGAATTGAAGGACACCAAGGCTGTCGAGGAATACCGCAACAGCGATTCCCTCAAGAAGGCCTGGCTCGCCGCCGCCGACTGGTCCGAAGGCCTCATGGCCACCGTCATGGCCATCAAGGCCAACGAAGCCATCGTCAAAGGCGAGAAAATCACTTTCAGCAAAGAATGGTTCCAGGTGTGA
- a CDS encoding ATP-dependent Clp protease ATP-binding subunit has translation MADESMSNFTPRAQQVLALARKEADRFNHNFVGTEHLLLGLIKLGQGVAVNVLQRMGLDLETLRMEVEKLVGTGPDQKVVGNIPYTPRVKKVLALASKEAKALNHTYVGTEHILLGLLREGDGVAARVLKNLDVDLEQTRQEILKELNPDFQGQEEAMPGEAQEKGPSPAAPAPGEKKGEVKTPALKAFGRDLTEIARRGELDPVIGRKAEIERVTQILCRRTKNNPVLLGEAGVGKTAIVEGLAQEIARGNVPELLRDKRVITLDLALMVAGTKYRGQFEERIKAVMDEIRRSKNVILFIDELHTIVGAGSAEGTMDASNIIKPALSRGEMQCIGATTLNEYRKYIEKDAALERRFQSVKVEEPSIEDAIQILKGLRPKYEEHHKAEITDAAIEAAVKLSARYITDRFLPDKAIDLMDEAGARARIAAMTRPPEVKDLETEIERIKGLKEAAIKQQDYEGAARFRDQEKQAKEKLEAVLLAWKANREEKRVKVDEDDILQVVSRWTGIPLRRMEEGEAQRLLHMEEEMSKVVIGQREAVAAVCKALRRSRASLKDPKRPIGTFALLGPTGVGKTLLAKTLAESMFGDAKALIQLDMSEYMEKFTVSRLVGSPPGYVGYEEGGQLTEQVRRRPYSVVLFDEIEKAHPDVMNMLLQILEEGKLTDSVGRVVNFRNTIVLLTSNVGAETIRKNSTLGFSPISDETSYEKMREKIMDEAKRLFRPEFLNRLDDIIVFRSLTKPDLIAILDLEINKVCERLKHRNFTLRLDEKAKDFLVEKGYDPQYGARPMRRAVERYLEDPLAEEILKGSFHDGEPILVTVEGDKLHFSQTAPAAGSPGALA, from the coding sequence ATGGCAGATGAATCAATGAGCAATTTCACGCCACGGGCCCAGCAGGTGCTGGCGCTCGCGCGCAAGGAAGCCGACCGGTTCAATCACAACTTTGTGGGAACCGAACACCTCCTCCTTGGCCTGATCAAGCTCGGCCAGGGCGTGGCGGTCAATGTGCTCCAGCGCATGGGGCTGGATTTGGAAACCCTGCGCATGGAGGTCGAAAAACTCGTCGGCACCGGCCCCGACCAAAAGGTGGTGGGCAACATCCCCTACACGCCCCGCGTTAAAAAAGTGCTGGCCCTCGCCAGCAAGGAGGCCAAAGCCCTCAATCACACCTATGTGGGCACCGAGCACATCCTGCTCGGCCTCCTGCGCGAAGGGGATGGTGTGGCCGCCCGCGTCTTGAAAAACCTGGACGTGGATTTGGAACAAACCCGCCAGGAAATCCTCAAAGAGCTGAATCCCGATTTCCAGGGGCAGGAGGAAGCCATGCCGGGTGAAGCCCAGGAAAAAGGCCCCAGCCCCGCCGCCCCGGCTCCGGGCGAGAAAAAAGGCGAGGTGAAAACCCCCGCCCTCAAGGCCTTCGGACGCGACTTGACGGAGATCGCACGGCGCGGCGAGCTGGACCCGGTCATTGGCCGCAAGGCGGAGATCGAGCGCGTGACGCAAATCCTCTGCCGCCGCACCAAAAACAACCCCGTGCTCCTGGGGGAGGCCGGCGTGGGCAAAACCGCCATCGTCGAAGGCCTGGCCCAGGAAATCGCCCGCGGCAACGTGCCGGAGCTGCTGCGCGACAAGCGGGTCATTACCCTCGACCTGGCCCTCATGGTGGCGGGCACCAAATATCGCGGCCAGTTCGAGGAGCGCATCAAGGCGGTCATGGATGAAATCCGCCGCTCCAAAAACGTCATCCTGTTTATTGACGAGTTGCACACCATCGTGGGCGCCGGCTCGGCCGAGGGCACCATGGACGCCTCCAACATCATCAAGCCCGCCCTCAGCCGCGGCGAAATGCAATGCATCGGCGCCACCACCCTGAACGAGTACCGCAAGTACATCGAAAAAGACGCCGCCCTCGAACGGCGCTTCCAGAGCGTCAAGGTCGAGGAACCCTCCATTGAGGATGCCATTCAAATCCTCAAGGGACTGCGTCCCAAATACGAAGAGCATCACAAGGCCGAAATTACCGACGCCGCCATCGAAGCCGCCGTCAAACTCTCGGCGCGGTACATCACCGACCGCTTCCTGCCCGACAAGGCCATTGACTTGATGGACGAAGCCGGCGCCCGCGCCCGCATCGCCGCCATGACCCGCCCGCCGGAGGTCAAGGACCTCGAAACGGAAATCGAGCGGATCAAGGGGCTGAAAGAGGCGGCCATTAAACAGCAGGACTACGAAGGTGCCGCCCGCTTCCGCGACCAGGAAAAACAGGCCAAAGAGAAACTCGAGGCCGTCCTCCTGGCCTGGAAGGCCAACCGCGAGGAAAAACGCGTCAAGGTGGACGAAGACGACATCCTGCAGGTGGTCAGCCGCTGGACGGGCATCCCCCTGCGCCGCATGGAGGAGGGCGAAGCCCAGCGCCTCCTGCACATGGAGGAAGAGATGTCCAAGGTGGTCATTGGCCAGCGCGAAGCCGTGGCGGCCGTCTGCAAGGCCCTGCGCCGCTCCCGCGCCTCGCTCAAGGACCCCAAACGGCCCATCGGCACGTTCGCCCTGCTGGGCCCCACCGGCGTGGGCAAAACGCTCCTGGCCAAAACCCTGGCCGAATCCATGTTTGGCGACGCCAAGGCGCTCATTCAGCTCGACATGAGCGAATACATGGAGAAATTCACCGTCTCCCGCCTGGTGGGCTCCCCGCCAGGCTATGTGGGCTATGAGGAGGGCGGCCAGCTCACCGAGCAGGTCCGCCGCCGCCCCTATTCGGTCGTGCTGTTTGACGAGATCGAAAAGGCCCATCCCGACGTGATGAACATGCTCCTCCAGATCCTCGAGGAGGGCAAACTCACCGACAGCGTCGGCCGGGTGGTCAACTTCCGCAACACCATTGTGCTGCTCACCTCCAATGTGGGCGCGGAAACCATCCGCAAAAATTCCACGCTCGGTTTCTCGCCCATCAGTGATGAAACCAGCTACGAAAAAATGCGCGAGAAAATCATGGACGAGGCCAAACGCCTCTTCCGCCCGGAATTCCTCAACCGCCTGGACGACATCATCGTGTTCCGCTCGCTCACCAAGCCGGACCTGATCGCCATTCTTGACCTGGAGATCAACAAGGTTTGCGAGCGGCTCAAACACCGCAATTTCACCTTGCGCCTGGACGAAAAAGCCAAGGACTTCCTCGTGGAAAAGGGCTACGACCCGCAATACGGCGCCCGGCCCATGCGCCGCGCCGTGGAGCGGTACCTCGAAGACCCCCTGGCCGAGGAGATTCTCAAAGGCTCCTTCCACGACGGCGAACCCATCCTGGTCACCGTCGAGGGCGATAAGCTGCACTTCTCACAAACTGCGCCCGCCGCCGGCAGCCCCGGCGCCCTGGCATGA